DNA sequence from the Canis aureus isolate CA01 chromosome 12, VMU_Caureus_v.1.0, whole genome shotgun sequence genome:
ATAGCAAATACCCTGTCTTGCCTCAGCTTATCAGGTACAAGCTGCATTTCCTCCCTAGAGTATCTTTGGAAGTTACGGTTTTTCAATGAGTCTTTCCAAACTAGGGACGATGGTAAAAGTTGGCTCTTAAGCAAAGTGATCACTGAGCACTAAGAAGCCCATTTTCCCCTGAGTCTCCATGGCTGTGCCTAACTTCCCCTCCATTCCTTCTAAGCAGAAGCTGCCTCTATGTCTGGTGATGATAACCTGGAAGATGACTACTTACTCTGAAGTTGGCTTCAGCCACCTCTGCTGCCTGCTTTGCTGTGAGTGCAGCTCTCATCTGTCTGTAGCAACAGGAAAGTACAAGAGTGACAACAGGGGCCTTGCTTTATTCTCTTCCCTAGCCTGTCTCAACACTACTCTGCCACTGCTTTCCTGCAGCTTCACTCTCAGGTTGAGCCCTTTCAAgctttttgtgtctgtgtgtttgtgtctttggCAGGACTTGGCACAGGATTTGGTGCCTGGAGAGAGGGGCCTATGATAAAGAGATATGTGCAGTCCTTCCTCTATTACGTACGTGATCTGGCTTACTGTGGACCAAATGCATCCTCTTCTGTTGGACTACCAGAAAAAGTGTGGGGTAGAGGAGGATAAGTACATGTCCCTACAGGGGGATGTCTTCTTCCAGAGTTTGCTTCCAGGATGCTCAACATCTGGCTCACTGTTCTCTGCCAGACATTGATGTTTCTGCAAGGCTGTGTCCTTTCTGAGGCTGGGAAGCAGCCAGAAGTGATGATTCTGCAGACTTCTAACTCACCTCATCAGGTGACTCTGTTACTTAAAGGTTTTTGAGTGGTGAACTCAGACTACAGTTGAGtcaggaggcagaagcagaaatCAACATGACTATGTTAAAAAGCCTcaggaaatgggaagaaaacacTGCCTCCTGGCCTTAACTGCTGATATGTTATTGGAGATAGGTTCTTTGAAACAGTTGCTCCAGCTATTTCCCTGTAAACTTTGGTTAAAATATAAGTAGACAACGGGAGAGCGGCTCAGGAAATGTTCTAAAGTGCTAGTGTAGTATCTATATGTACACACACGTCCATAGAGTGAAAGAGAACTTATATGGCTGTTTGAATCATTTGGGGGGATTCTTTGCTGAATAAAGTTCTCaagaaaattatcaaaaactAAATGTTGGTTGAATCAAGATGATGGTAGGCCTATGGGTATCCTCTGAACATAAACCTGGTAGAATTTGTCACACACCTCACAGGGATGGCCCATCTTTGAAACAAGTGTCCCTTCCATGCACAGATCCTATCCTTTCCCTAAGTTACTTCAGAATTAACCATTCACTAAGAACCAGACCAATTTAGGTTTAGGTTATGTAAATAAcccattggggtgcctgggttggctcagtcggttaagtattggactcttgatttcagctcagctcatgatctcagggttgtgagatcaggctcAGCTGgaattctgcttgagattctctccatctgcccctccaccaccaccatgacactacaccccacccccaccgacatatgtgtattttctcaaaatcttacacacacacacacacacacacacacacacaaacccactcAGACTAGATACTTGGAAGAAGAGGTCTGGGTTCTGGTGGATCTCCACTGTGAACTTACTCTTCAGGAACCATGTCCTCGTGTCCCCCGCATTGTGGGCAGTACTGTGCAGCCAGTGAGAACTATGAGGGGACTTGGAAGTGGATATCAAAAGTAGCATAGTAATGTGGGTGGTGGATTAATGGCAAATGAACAGGGATGGCTTTTTAAGGACCAGTAAGGTGAATTGCAAAACTTAAAACTAGCACATAAGGATGCCTtgtgcagtttcttttttttttttttaagatttttatttatttatgacacagagaaagagagaggcagagggagaagcaggctccatgcagggagcccgatgtgggagtcaatctgagactccaggatcatgccctgagtcgaaggcagacgctcaaccattgagccacccaggcatgcctgtGCAGGGTTTTAAATCTAGGAATTACACCTACCCATATACTGCATAGCAACTATGTTTTCCCATATTTTTCTATGGGAAAGAAAGGTTTTAGCAGAAAGGCTAAAGGAGCATCTCTGATGAGTAGCTTGTGAGGTCGTAGAAGAATCAGTGAAGGGCTGCCATTGGTCTGGCAGTGAACCCAccccccaagcaggctccacctgAGGGGTTGGCACTGCTCAACAACCGGGTCATGAGGCCTGATAGTTGCCAGGTCCTTGGCCCCTTGGCATTCACCCTTAAGTAGACGATCCCTGATACAAATCATTCATAGGACTTGTTGCTCAGGGAAATGAGTGGGGCCTCATTCCTATTACTTCCTATTACTCTGCATACAAGTCTGTGCCTTTAATATGGCCTTTAGGTCTCGTCAGTTAACAGCCCAATCAGGCAGGTTCCTTATTCTTTCAACACAACCCTGTACTTGTCTGGGTTGCCCTCTTCTATGCTTTCTTATTTTGTCTGTTGAAATCCTCTCAAGCCAAAGCTGTGGGACTGTGGAATCTGGGTACCTTCTTGGGTTTCCTCCATGTCTAAAGTGGAGGAATTAGTACTTCTCTAATTTGAACTGAAATATATGGAAGAAAATCTTCCCAACAAGGCTTAAGTCTTTCTGAATTCCCTAGAGCCTGGTTTTTGCTCttggtaagtgctcagtaaatggttaGGATAAGTAAATGGCTTTGGGAGTAGGGGGAAACACAAAGGAACCTAAAATCCttggctcccttctccctctggttCAGGtccctctgatttttccccccactaaATATTTATCTTATTGTCAATTCAGCTCTATAAGGCTCTTTTTCAGCCAACCCCGTGCCTTTCCCCCTCCCAAGAAATCGTGAACACTTGAGGATTGCACTACCCTTTATTCTAGGATGGAAGGTATCCTAAGTCACATCCTGGTTCCCATTTATCAAGGCTCCCAGCCCCTCTCAGTAGGAATAAGCATGTTCAAGGAGGCTCACTGGGCAGGTGGCCAAGGTCCCTTTCAAGGGGATACACCATAAAGATGACATTGtcccagggagggagggcagggtgaTCTGGTCTGACCAACTCAAACCCCATGTAGCTGAAAGCCCGTAGCAGGGCACctgtgaaaagagaagaaaattagaacACTTTTGAGGCTCCATACAATGATTCCCCTAGATTTGGCTGCTTTCAAGAACGAGGGAGTGGCTGGGGGGAAGCCATGTAGTATAGGCATTAGGGTGATGTGGTATGGACTAGCAGACCTAGACTCCAGCCGTGGCTCTAACATTTACTTAGCTTTGTGACATTCTATAAGTTAACCTTCCTGAactccagttttctcatttgtaagatggGAGTCATAGAACCTTCCTCACAGAACTTTAAATAAGCCGATGTTTATGAAGCCCAACATGATGGTGTAAGCTCCTGACCATCTACTGCCTTAATGACCAACAGAGTATGAGGGAATAGGTCATAGTTTCTGTAACATGTGCTCCAAGCATCTGGTTAAATATATTCCTACCCTCCTAGCCCTATGCCTCACACTGTCCATGTTTAACATGTTTGAGGTCCCTTCTATCCCACCAGTTACATGCCTTAATGGTTCTCTGTTAATTTCCCCactgttgggatgcctggatggcttagcgctttagcacctgcctttggcccagggtgtgatcttggagtcccaggatcgagtcccgcatcaggcttcctgcatggagcctgtttctccctctgcctgtctctgcctgcccctctctctctctcatgaataaataaaatcttaaaaaaaaatcaccagtgcTGCTTCAGTCTGGCTTCTGACCTCTACCTGCAGGGCCTTCCTCATAATCCCAGTGTAATTTGAATACACAAAAGTGCTAGGTGCCTTcatttggggaggggggcagtttAAATCCCTGAAATGCCTCTTAAAGAGTGAGGAGAAAAGGGTCCTCTACAAAGGAAAAGTTGCTGTCAACTGCTTCAGCACCACAGGCCAGGAAGGACAGCCCATCCCCACCTCTGTCATTCCGGTTGTTTTGGAAGTTTACAAACACGGAGTCCACATTGGTCTTCTCCTCCACATACTCCAGTGTTGCAGTCAAACTAGGGGCCAGAGGGAAGAATCACAGTGTTTAGTGAACTAAAAATCCAGACCCTTACTTGGAGTAGAAGAAATCTTATTGCTCAATGTTTTTTGACCTAAGCCAGGAAGTGAAAGTTGATGAacttgcattgattttttttttctctgaaagccAAGGATTGCACACAATAGAACTGACACCCGCAAGGGGCCTGAGGAGAAGAAACTGCTCTATAAAGACAAACAGAAAGCGCGCATCCTATTATTCAACTATTTATGGATCCTCACTTATGTGTTTCTGAATCTGAGTCCAGCAGCCTCCTGTGGGCTGTTATTCCTGGAAGTCCAGATTCTCGCTTGGCTCACAGGCTTGTCTGCACACCACTTCAGTGGTATGAAAGTATCAACCCTCATAGGTTAACCTACCCACTACCTGATTATGACATAAAAGAAGgaaacctgggcagcccgggtggctcagcggtttcagcccagggtgtgatcctggagacctgggatctagtcccacttcgggttccctacacgcagcctgcttctccctctgcctgtgtctctgcctctttctgtctctcatgaataaataaaatcttaaaagaaaaaaagaaaacctcctgcctcttcctctctcaccctccttccctgctttccCTTCTGGGCTTAGTCACCTTTCCCGGTTGCCTTGATCCAAGGCCCGATATGGAATATCCAGGAAGAGTCGATGGTCACAGAGAAGACCGTGCCAATGGGTAGAGGTCTGGGGGGTGAGGCGGAAATGGAAGTCTAACTGCACTGGGTCCTGGTGGAGCAGAGGGTCAGTAGCCAGCACCGTCAGCTTCCcagcctggaaaagaaaaaagtaatagttTCCTATGCTCATCTCAAATTGCAGGCCAATTTGTGTCTGAGAAAGCAAATTGGCTGACAGGGAGCCTGGGAGAATTGGAGCCAAAGTCTTACTCTATCCCGTAATCCTAGGACCTAATTCTCTATGGTAGAGCTTTTCTTGATATCAAACAATCTAGAAAGGAGTCAGTGCAGTTGCAGTACCGCTGCCTGCTCACCTCACCTGAGGGATGCACCAACCCTTCAGAAACTTAAATCCGTTTATTCCTTAAGCAACATTGTGTCATTTGTTTACTGTCTCACTGATAATGCTCTTCCACTTTTTTCCGTTATAGGGGTTTTCTCTGAATTCTATTTCTCATTTAAAGTGCAGAGGTCACCCACAGGCATGTTACTGCAGTGTGATACAGGGGCAAGTTGAGTTCTGGGTTCTAGTTCCTGCTTAGCATCTAAGCAACTTTATGTCCCAGAAGTCTGCTCTGCTCTTTGTTCCCACTtcctcttttcccattctgtttttcgccaccagctctgtgaccttgattTAATATTTCTGGGTCAGAGTCCTTGTTTCTAAAGCAAGTAGCTATTATACATGAGTTCCAAGATCTACAATTTTCCAACTAGCTAATACCCCTTCTTCACAAGGTACTATTAACATTACGCCAGGGGTTCCCCAGCACGGCACCAGTACACAGTCCACTTACCGAGTATAATTCTTTAAACTGGTTGTGATCACCCTGCTCAGTGCTTCTGACCACCTGAAGGCCTGCTAGGGACTCAGGAGCACTGAAGGCAGGAACGGGGCCGGAGTGTCAAGTCCTCCCGTTCCTTATAAGTGATGCTGGTTGGAAAAAGAGCCCCAAGTTAGTTCCCTCTGCATCTGAGAAGAGAGGATCATAACTTCCAGGTACATAGGACTAGGATCTGGCACTGTCTTCTGTATCTTCTGTGAACCAGCCTGTTTCCATTCTCCCAGGCCAGCCAGatggaataattttaaagttcCATGCCAGCCTTCTATCCTATTTTGCTATTATCTCTTGCCACTTGGAAATTTCCtgcaaattcttttatttttcctgacagTTTACATAAACAACTATAAGTAGAGATGAAAGTAAGTACCTTTTATAACAAGGCAGCATCTTCTCCCGGAGGGTGATCCGGTATTTGTAGCAGTAAAGGTAATAGGCGTATGGTGACCAGATCGGGTAGAGGTAGTTCCGTGTTTTTCCCCTCTTGATGTAAgaaagggagaaggcagaggggcgTGACCTGTAACAAGGCAGTTTCTCAGTTCAGTGCCTCCCTGCGGCAAAGTGAGGTTCAGAAACGGGTGACAGAGGTTCAGGCAACCTGGTGTCATTGTGACCCAGTGGGCACTATGACATGGGCAAGGAGTCAGCCCTTAGGTCGCTTCAGGGCTCCACTCTGCTGCTCCCCTACCCCACCCAGACCCCTTAACTAAGGCTCCTGTTCATCTAGTATGTATTTCATGGCTGTACTGCCATTAAAATACTTTACTTTCTGTACTGATTGTAAACAGCCCTGCCTGAGCACTTGTCAAGGGCACCCAACCTGGCCCCTTATTCtggcacatgcatgcatgtgtgtgcgcacTATCGAGCAATACACACATACACCGTCCCACTTCAGCAACTAAATGGTTCGTGTCTGACACTGTAGATTTCCAAG
Encoded proteins:
- the OAZ3 gene encoding LOW QUALITY PROTEIN: ornithine decarboxylase antizyme 3 (The sequence of the model RefSeq protein was modified relative to this genomic sequence to represent the inferred CDS: deleted 1 base in 1 codon) produces the protein TEKLPCYRSRPSAFSLSYIKRGKTRNYLYPIWSPYAYYLYCYKYRITLREKMLPCYKSITYKEREDLTLRPRSCLQCSESLAGLQVVRSTEQGDHNQFKELYSAGKLTVLATDPLLHQDPVQLDFHFRLTPQTSTHWHGLLCDHRLFLDIPYRALDQGNRESLTATLEYVEEKTNVDSVFVNFQNNRNDRGALLRAFSYMGFELVRPDHPALPPWDNVIFMVYPLERDLGHLPSEPP